Proteins from a genomic interval of Zingiber officinale cultivar Zhangliang chromosome 2A, Zo_v1.1, whole genome shotgun sequence:
- the LOC122040407 gene encoding uncharacterized protein LOC122040407, whose translation MDAEKTLKPKLEHFRRIGLVGTALSEILSASPDLLRRSLEKRLLPNAELLKSILITNANLVSAIKNSLWLMALDIRTKVLPKVDALRAHGVPDDVICVLLTRYGDALVTDTNRFNEAFDKIKKMGICPKKTTFARALGMLAILPQKKWEERLETLMGLGWSQDNVLVAFSKQPHIVWISTEKTRNTVKFLEEKLGWTPERTVKNPVVLLMSLEKRLMPRHAVLSILMHKGLIKTGFIGDHFLISNEKFMKQFVTKYQEKAPEIVEVIKGVKSCR comes from the coding sequence ATGGACGCCGAGAAGACCTTGAAGCCAAAGTTGGAGCACTTCCGCAGGATCGGCCTCGTCGGAACCGCCCTCTCAGAGATCCTGTCAGCTAGTCCCGATCTGCTCAGACGCAGCTTAGAGAAGCGATTGCTCCCCAACGCTGAGCTCCTCAAATCAATTTTGATAACGAATGCGAACCTTGTGAGTGCCATAAAGAACTCACTTTGGTTGATGGCCTTAGACATCAGAACCAAAGTGCTTCCCAAGGTCGATGCTCTGCGCGCACACGGCGTGCCCGATGATGTAATCTGTGTGCTTTTGACCCGTTACGGTGACGCTTTGGTGACAGATACAAATCGATTCAATGAGGCCTTTGACAAGATCAAGAAGATGGGAATCTGTCCGAAGAAAACTACTTTCGCCCGTGCACTCGGGATGCTTGCTATCTTGCCCCAGAAGAAGTGGGAGGAGAGACTGGAGACCTTGATGGGATTGGGATGGTCACAGGATAATGTCTTGGTGGCCTTCTCAAAACAGCCTCATATTGTGTGGATATCGACTGAGAAGACAAGGAATACTGTGAAGTTTCTGGAAGAGAAGCTGGGATGGACGCCGGAGCGCACAGTGAAGAATCCAGTTGTTCTCTTGATGAGCCTGGAGAAGAGGTTGATGCCCAGGCATGCTGTCCTGAGCATTCTCATGCACAAAGGATTAATCAAGACTGGCTTCATAGgggatcattttctgatttcgaACGAGAAGTTCATGAAGCAATTTGTGACCAAGTATCAAGAGAAAGCTCCAGAAATAGTCGAAGTTATCAAAGGAGTGAAATCATGTAGATGA
- the LOC122040408 gene encoding transcription termination factor MTERF2, chloroplastic-like — MFRRLCAAVHNRLQVTATLGHRRTAAPSCPHFLGFVKPYSASSVGADDPSSLTASSLIRSCGISDRAALSISKKVQLDTLDRALSVLTLLKDYGFHEAHLVRLVDRLPRVLVMDAEKTLKPKLEHFRRIGLVGTALSEILSASPDLLRRSLEKRLLPNAELLKSILITNANLVSAIKNSLWLMALDIRTKVLPKVDALRAHGVPDDVICVLLTRYGDALVTDTNRFNEAFDKIKKMGICPKKTTFARALGMLAILPQKKWEERLETLMGLGWSQDNVLVAFSKQPHIVWISTEKTRNTVKFLEEKLGWTPERTVKNPVVLLMSLEKRLMPRHAVLSILMHKGLIKTGFIGDHFLISNEKFMMQFVTKYQEKAPEIFEVIKGVKSCR; from the coding sequence ATGTTTCGACGTCTCTGCGCCGCCGTCCACAATCGACTTCAAGTGACTGCCACTCTCGGCCATCGTCGGACAGCCGCCCCCTCCTGCCCACACTTTCTGGGATTCGTCAAACCCTATTCTGCTTCCTCCGTCGGCGCCGACGATCCCTCATCCCTGACCGCTTCCTCCCTCATCAGATCGTGCGGGATCTCCGACCGTGCCGCCCTCTCCATCTCCAAGAAAGTCCAGCTCGACACCCTCGACAGAGCGCTCTCGGTTCTCACCCTCCTCAAGGACTACGGCTTCCACGAAGCGCATCTCGTCCGCCTCGTCGACCGCCTTCCTCGTGTCCTCGTGATGGACGCCGAGAAGACCTTGAAGCCAAAGTTGGAGCACTTCCGCAGGATCGGCCTCGTCGGAACCGCCCTCTCAGAGATCCTGTCAGCTAGTCCCGATCTGCTCAGACGCAGCTTAGAGAAGCGATTGCTCCCCAACGCTGAGCTCCTCAAATCAATTTTGATAACGAATGCGAACCTTGTGAGTGCCATAAAGAACTCACTTTGGTTGATGGCCTTAGACATCAGAACCAAAGTGCTTCCCAAGGTCGATGCTCTGCGCGCACACGGCGTGCCCGATGATGTAATCTGTGTGCTTTTGACCCGTTACGGTGACGCTTTGGTGACAGATACAAATCGATTCAATGAGGCCTTTGACAAGATCAAGAAGATGGGAATCTGTCCGAAGAAAACTACTTTCGCCCGTGCACTCGGGATGCTTGCTATCTTGCCCCAGAAGAAGTGGGAGGAGAGACTGGAGACCTTGATGGGATTGGGATGGTCACAGGATAATGTCTTGGTGGCCTTCTCAAAACAGCCTCATATTGTGTGGATATCGACTGAGAAGACAAGGAATACTGTGAAGTTTCTGGAAGAGAAGCTGGGATGGACGCCGGAGCGCACAGTGAAGAATCCAGTTGTTCTCTTGATGAGCCTGGAGAAGAGGTTGATGCCCAGGCATGCTGTCCTGAGCATTCTCATGCACAAAGGATTAATCAAGACTGGCTTCATAGgggatcattttctgatttcgaACGAGAAGTTCATGATGCAATTTGTGACCAAGTATCAAGAGAAAGCTCCAGAAATATTCGAAGTTATCAAAGGAGTGAAATCATGTAGATGA